In Leptolyngbya sp. FACHB-261, a genomic segment contains:
- a CDS encoding aspartate aminotransferase family protein produces the protein MIIQPSEQLRELDQAYHLHPFTNHEEMHAAGTHIIRSAEGRFVIDQDGNRLLDGIAGLWCVNVGYGRHEIVEAVTRQMQELPYYCSFLNSTTQPPILLAERLARLAPARLNHTTFTCSGSEANETALKIIRGYYKLQGQSQKYKILSRTYAYHGVTLATTSMTGLPACYGPFDLPLPGFLQVPGPYHYGANTDLDPVAYGQWCVEETARIIEREGADTIAALFAEPIQGAGGVIVPPEGYLPALRQLCWDHNILFVADEVITGFGRLGDWFASTIWDLDPDLMTMAKGITSGYLPLGATMVSDEVAEVLIRNGYFAHGFTYSGHPTSAAAALANLDILEGEGILPWVRDQIGPYFQRQLKALAEHPAVGEARGDGLIGALEVLPRGGKAALNPKDPMGVKLSVLAREEGVIVRGIRDLIALSPPLTITETEVDFLFTSLRKALDRLW, from the coding sequence ATCATGAGGAGATGCACGCCGCTGGTACTCACATTATTCGCTCGGCAGAAGGGCGCTTTGTGATTGACCAGGACGGTAATCGTTTGCTCGATGGTATCGCTGGTCTTTGGTGTGTCAATGTCGGTTATGGGCGTCACGAAATTGTTGAAGCGGTGACGCGGCAAATGCAGGAGCTTCCTTACTATTGCTCCTTCTTAAATTCGACTACACAACCGCCAATTTTGCTGGCCGAACGCTTAGCTCGTTTGGCCCCTGCCCGACTTAACCATACAACTTTCACCTGTTCCGGTTCAGAGGCCAATGAAACAGCGCTGAAGATCATTCGGGGCTATTACAAGCTACAAGGTCAGTCGCAGAAATACAAAATTCTCTCTCGAACCTACGCCTATCACGGCGTTACTTTGGCGACGACTAGCATGACGGGCTTGCCTGCTTGCTACGGCCCCTTTGATCTGCCACTCCCCGGTTTCTTGCAGGTGCCTGGACCTTACCATTACGGTGCCAATACTGATTTAGATCCGGTGGCCTATGGTCAATGGTGTGTCGAGGAGACGGCTCGCATCATCGAGCGAGAGGGAGCAGATACAATCGCGGCCCTATTTGCCGAGCCGATTCAAGGCGCGGGTGGGGTAATTGTGCCACCCGAAGGCTACCTACCAGCGCTCCGCCAACTCTGCTGGGATCACAACATTTTGTTCGTGGCGGATGAAGTGATCACAGGCTTTGGGCGTCTGGGTGATTGGTTCGCCAGCACGATTTGGGATTTGGATCCCGACCTGATGACAATGGCAAAGGGCATTACCAGTGGTTATTTGCCCTTGGGAGCCACGATGGTTAGCGACGAAGTGGCTGAGGTACTAATTCGCAACGGCTACTTTGCCCACGGTTTTACCTACAGCGGTCATCCCACTTCCGCCGCTGCCGCCCTAGCGAACCTAGACATCCTGGAGGGGGAAGGCATTCTGCCCTGGGTGCGTGACCAGATCGGTCCTTACTTCCAGCGCCAGCTCAAAGCCTTGGCTGAACATCCTGCGGTCGGCGAGGCCAGAGGTGATGGCTTGATTGGTGCGCTGGAGGTTCTGCCACGCGGCGGCAAAGCAGCCTTGAATCCCAAAGACCCAATGGGCGTGAAGCTGTCGGTGCTGGCCCGCGAGGAAGGCGTGATTGTACGGGGCATTCGAGATTTGATCGCGCTGTCTCCGCCTCTGACGATCACAGAAACCGAAGTCGATTTCCTGTTCACCAGCCTCAGGAAAGCTCTGGACCGTCTCTGGTAG
- the uvsE gene encoding UV DNA damage repair endonuclease UvsE, with the protein MNLAVRQDNLERLPELGLVCITASDQVRYRTVTRKRLLQLSPEEQENTLRKLYTENLARLNRALDFCAEHQIRLYRMTSALFPFADDALGETILAEFSDELRSTGDRATALGIRLVLHPDQFVVLSSDRPEVIENSIKILAAQARILDLLGLPRSPWAMMEIHGGKSGRAERLIQVIRDLPEAIRSRLALENDEYAYSATEILAVCQAAEVPMVFDAHHHVIHEQLLSYEDPSVSEILLAARDTWPVPEWQLVHISNGSDSFNDQRHSDLITVMPSAYRHAPWIEIEAKLKEQAIEKLRTDWLPTLSTPYAVNAAQQ; encoded by the coding sequence ATGAACCTGGCAGTTAGGCAGGACAACCTCGAAAGGCTTCCCGAACTGGGGTTAGTGTGCATTACGGCATCGGATCAGGTGCGATACCGCACGGTGACCCGCAAACGGCTGTTGCAGCTTAGTCCTGAGGAGCAGGAGAACACGCTGCGTAAGCTGTACACCGAGAACCTGGCTCGGCTCAATAGGGCCCTTGATTTTTGTGCTGAGCATCAGATTCGGCTGTACCGCATGACCTCGGCGCTGTTTCCTTTTGCTGATGATGCCCTAGGCGAGACCATCCTGGCAGAGTTCAGCGACGAACTGCGGAGCACGGGCGACCGCGCTACTGCCCTAGGCATTCGCTTGGTCCTGCACCCTGACCAGTTTGTGGTGCTCAGCTCTGACCGGCCTGAGGTGATTGAGAACAGTATCAAGATTCTGGCGGCACAGGCCCGCATCCTCGATCTGTTAGGGCTGCCCCGTTCCCCTTGGGCAATGATGGAAATCCACGGCGGCAAGTCTGGCCGTGCCGAGCGTCTGATTCAGGTGATTCGGGATCTGCCTGAGGCTATTCGTTCGCGCTTGGCCTTAGAAAACGACGAGTATGCCTATAGCGCCACCGAGATTTTGGCCGTCTGTCAGGCTGCTGAGGTCCCGATGGTGTTCGACGCCCACCACCACGTCATCCACGAACAGCTGCTCAGCTACGAAGACCCCAGTGTCAGCGAGATACTGCTGGCCGCCCGCGATACCTGGCCGGTTCCCGAGTGGCAGCTGGTGCATATCTCTAATGGCAGCGATTCCTTCAATGACCAGCGCCACAGTGATTTGATTACGGTCATGCCTAGCGCCTACCGTCATGCGCCCTGGATTGAAATAGAAGCCAAGCTTAAAGAGCAGGCGATCGAGAAACTCCGTACAGACTGGTTGCCTACACTAAGCACCCCTTACGCAGTGAACGCAGCTCAGCAGTAG
- a CDS encoding alpha-mannosidase, with amino-acid sequence MSFESVLHLKRMTYQEAATRLTALSQVSVQQHWRQCQKDCPVYPVVDAAYRDADWPLALPNDREHLSWPKARKPLWLRQTFIWPTELEGYPLSGCMARLCLVWWAEHAQVYVDGRLVQEGDLFDSTVRIPLGTVQPGRAVTVVLRLTSPAHVDGALVRSELNFAASAPQVDPGMLAAELSVLGNYLQAAEPKRVAELERAVQRIDWKSLQAEPERFQASLATVRQQLAPFGEWLKQRTCSLLGHAHLDMAWLWPVAETWEAAERTFKSVLNLQKDFPELIFCHSTPALYEWVEQHRPDLFAQIQEQIRQGTWELVGGMWVEPDLNLPDGEALVRQVLYGQRYCREKFGIEVKVAWVPDTFGFTWQLPQILKQGGLDYFVTQKLTWNDTTQFPHTAFWWQAPDGSRIFSYMSPLVNQQIEPVKMAESTCQHEQRLGFADTLWMPGVGDHGGGPTRDMLETARQWQESPLFPTIQHTTAQVFLDRLQQSRSDFPIWNSELYLEFHRGCYTTQAAQKRANRSCEVLLAQAEIFASLASLVSGRSYPKQALETAWKKLLFNQFHDILPGSSIPQVYHDADREWQAVEQTAQQILSDSLASIAAHIAAPSSRLVFNSLNWERSEWLEGNQVSIPAIGYAALSPVSSHNEGNESFENATNLALEDLILENEFLRVRVDPETGNLSSVFDKTHQREVLSGPGNQLQAFKDEGQYWDAWNIDPNYEQHPLPAAQLLVPPQRLSPESIEVHRAIGQSQFCQRYYLAPGSRGLKISTQFIDWQEKHVLVKAAFPLATSSDRASYEIPCGVIERSTKAETPAEKAQWEVPALRWASISDGSYSVSLLNNSKYGYDCKPSQIRLTLLRGPEWPDPQADQGVHAPFDYMLYPHPGNWQTAQVVQRGQELNAPLHQAETPAQSQAVEASLTGQVQLPDQASLLDLGADNLVLMTLKQAEDDPNSFILRCYESQGRPARLVLTSPLPLRLAERVDLMERSLYSLEQDPGIQPWQIASYRLVAET; translated from the coding sequence TTTCGGTTCAACAGCATTGGCGACAGTGCCAAAAAGACTGCCCTGTGTATCCAGTGGTAGATGCCGCTTATCGAGACGCAGACTGGCCACTAGCGCTACCCAACGACCGAGAGCATCTTAGCTGGCCGAAAGCTCGTAAGCCCCTATGGTTGCGGCAAACGTTCATCTGGCCGACGGAGCTAGAGGGTTATCCTCTCAGCGGTTGCATGGCGCGGCTGTGCCTGGTTTGGTGGGCGGAACACGCTCAGGTCTACGTTGACGGTCGGTTGGTACAGGAAGGGGACCTGTTTGACAGTACCGTACGCATTCCTCTGGGGACGGTGCAGCCCGGACGAGCCGTTACTGTGGTCCTGCGCTTGACTAGCCCGGCACATGTGGATGGCGCTTTGGTGCGTTCTGAGCTTAATTTTGCTGCGTCTGCCCCTCAAGTCGATCCAGGAATGCTAGCGGCGGAATTGTCAGTACTGGGCAATTATCTTCAAGCAGCTGAGCCTAAGCGTGTGGCCGAGCTAGAGCGAGCTGTGCAGCGAATTGACTGGAAGTCCCTTCAGGCTGAACCGGAGCGTTTTCAGGCTTCACTTGCGACTGTGCGCCAACAGCTTGCTCCTTTCGGTGAATGGTTGAAGCAACGCACCTGTTCATTGTTGGGACATGCGCATCTAGATATGGCTTGGTTGTGGCCTGTGGCAGAAACTTGGGAGGCTGCCGAACGCACGTTCAAATCGGTTTTGAATTTGCAAAAAGACTTTCCCGAATTAATTTTTTGTCACTCTACGCCTGCTCTTTACGAGTGGGTGGAACAGCACCGTCCTGATTTGTTCGCACAGATCCAAGAGCAAATTCGTCAGGGCACTTGGGAACTGGTGGGCGGCATGTGGGTAGAGCCTGATTTGAACTTGCCCGATGGGGAAGCGCTGGTGCGACAGGTGCTCTACGGACAGCGCTATTGCCGGGAGAAGTTTGGCATTGAGGTCAAAGTGGCCTGGGTTCCGGATACCTTCGGCTTTACTTGGCAATTGCCACAGATTCTCAAGCAAGGGGGGCTCGATTACTTTGTCACGCAGAAGCTGACCTGGAACGACACGACCCAGTTTCCCCACACTGCATTTTGGTGGCAAGCTCCCGATGGCTCTCGCATTTTTAGCTACATGAGCCCATTGGTGAACCAGCAAATTGAGCCGGTCAAAATGGCCGAGTCGACCTGTCAACATGAGCAGCGACTAGGCTTTGCTGACACGCTCTGGATGCCAGGGGTTGGCGACCACGGCGGCGGTCCCACTCGGGACATGCTGGAGACGGCACGTCAATGGCAAGAATCGCCCCTCTTCCCCACTATTCAGCACACCACTGCCCAAGTCTTTTTAGATCGATTACAGCAGTCCCGCTCAGATTTTCCGATCTGGAATAGTGAGTTGTATTTGGAGTTTCATCGCGGCTGCTACACGACGCAAGCCGCTCAAAAACGAGCCAATCGCTCCTGTGAAGTGCTGCTAGCTCAAGCTGAGATCTTTGCGTCCCTGGCCTCACTAGTTTCTGGAAGAAGCTATCCGAAACAGGCTCTAGAAACTGCCTGGAAAAAGCTGCTGTTTAACCAGTTCCATGACATTTTGCCGGGTTCTTCGATTCCTCAGGTTTATCATGATGCCGACCGGGAATGGCAGGCAGTGGAGCAGACAGCCCAGCAAATTCTCTCAGATTCTCTAGCCTCGATTGCGGCTCATATTGCTGCCCCTTCTTCACGTCTGGTTTTCAATTCTCTCAACTGGGAGCGATCGGAATGGCTGGAGGGCAACCAAGTTTCGATTCCTGCAATCGGCTATGCAGCCTTATCGCCTGTTTCCTCGCATAACGAGGGCAACGAGAGCTTTGAGAACGCAACAAATCTAGCTCTAGAAGACTTGATTCTAGAAAACGAATTCTTGCGGGTCAGGGTTGATCCTGAAACCGGCAATTTGAGCAGTGTTTTTGACAAAACCCATCAGCGCGAGGTACTGAGCGGTCCTGGCAATCAGTTGCAAGCCTTCAAAGATGAAGGGCAGTATTGGGATGCCTGGAATATTGACCCTAACTACGAGCAGCATCCTTTACCGGCTGCCCAGTTGCTAGTACCGCCTCAGCGCCTGAGCCCTGAAAGCATTGAAGTGCATCGTGCCATTGGACAATCGCAGTTCTGCCAGCGCTACTATCTGGCTCCGGGTTCGCGTGGTCTGAAAATTAGTACGCAGTTCATTGATTGGCAGGAAAAGCACGTGCTGGTCAAAGCAGCTTTTCCCCTCGCAACTAGCAGTGACCGGGCAAGCTACGAAATCCCCTGCGGCGTGATTGAGCGCTCGACCAAGGCCGAGACCCCAGCGGAGAAAGCGCAATGGGAGGTGCCAGCCCTGCGCTGGGCTTCCATTAGCGACGGTAGCTACAGCGTCAGCCTGCTAAATAACAGCAAATATGGCTACGACTGCAAACCCAGTCAAATCCGGCTGACCTTGCTGCGGGGTCCAGAATGGCCCGATCCCCAAGCAGACCAGGGAGTTCATGCACCCTTTGACTATATGCTTTACCCTCATCCTGGGAACTGGCAAACGGCGCAGGTTGTGCAGCGAGGGCAGGAACTCAATGCACCTCTCCATCAAGCTGAAACTCCCGCTCAGTCCCAAGCAGTCGAAGCCTCTCTGACAGGGCAGGTGCAATTGCCAGATCAGGCTAGCCTGTTGGACCTAGGGGCAGATAACTTGGTCCTGATGACCCTCAAGCAGGCTGAAGATGACCCCAATAGCTTTATTCTGCGCTGCTACGAGAGCCAGGGGCGACCGGCCCGCTTGGTGCTCACTAGCCCTTTGCCGCTGCGGCTAGCCGAACGGGTGGACCTGATGGAGCGATCTCTGTATTCACTGGAGCAGGACCCAGGCATTCAACCCTGGCAGATTGCCAGTTACCGACTGGTTGCTGAAACCTAA